The genomic region TTTGTGTTTAGGATATCATCCCCCTCCCCTGAAGTGAATGGGGACAGAGGATTTTCACCATCTTCGCAAAGCTGCAGAAGGCCCACAATTGAGTAAAAATGAGATTATTCCCTagattttccttattttcctgaAGTGGAAGAACCCTTTGCCTGTTTCTGAAGGGTGTCTGCAGATTAACACGCAGCACAACATGAAGGCGAGCTCGTTAGAGCAAACTAAATTGGGGAAATTGCCTGAGCATTCAGGGCCAAGCCAGGGGATGGGATCACACTGTCCCACAATGAAGGCAGCAGGCACCAGGGGCAAAGCAGAAACCAAAGACACAGCTGGTACTTCAGTAGGTGTTGTGGTCAGGGGATTTGTGGCCACCAGTCAGTTACTGTTATTTCCTGGAGAGGGAGGTCTCAAGGGCCCATGGGAGCACATCAAGGACGTGAGCTAGGAGCCCTCCCTTGCTGGTGTGTCCCAAACTCCCCTGGACTCCAGGCAAGTGTTTGAGCTTTCACAAAATGAGAAGTTGAGTCATGACATGTTTCAGGTCTGGATTGCAATGGAGTGCACTCAACTCTTGCTCTTCCTCAGGAAGTGACTCCATATGTGTTTACATAAACACACAGCCCAACATGACGGGGCAAATATTACTCAAGGTTTTGCCATTTGCCTTTGGGGTAAGACTGAGCACAGCCATGGGGTCAAAAGGTCAGAAGGTTAGGAGGGGAAAGATGGAGGGTCTACACACAAAAAGTTGTTCCCCAATCTTTGTAATAAGTCTCAGTCCTACTCAATGCCCCCATTAGTCCACACAGGCCTGTCAGATGCCTGGCTGCAAAGTTCAGTCAGTTCATCATCAGATATGGAATAAACATAGCACTCTGGTTAtcattaataatatttattttggaaaaatattttaaaaatgaatttcttCATtaacaaaacagtaaaaaaaatcaaataacatTTGCACAATATTccataaatacatttatatacaAAAAAATATAGTCACATAGACCCGAAGTGCCTTTGTACATATTTaccaaaaaatttaaattataaaaaaatgaaCATCACAAAATACTCAAGCTTTACAATtatcatgaaaatatttttacagattCAAAAAAATAACACACTTTTTCTCACCTagtaaaaacacattttagtATCAAAAAAGACAATAAAGGCAGTGTTTGTGTCTCTAATTCAAGAAAAGACTGGCTCATAATAATCCAAAATATACACTTCAGGCAGTGCATGCTTCTTATGTAGTAATTAAGTCCattcatttaaatatatatagaaaagCAACTGACCATAGTGCAATGATAAAATTCATAAAAGGCAGTGCAACAGTAATCCTTGAACACAGACCCTTGCCTGGTGTCCAtcttgtttctttattttgcagTCACTTTGCTAACTTCAGTAGAGAACCAGCTCAAGCCTGAATTTAGTTTCTCAGCAGCAGTCAGTGAAGGAATCTATCTCCCATTCCTCTTTCAGCAGCATTCATTGGGGCACGTCTCCTCTGAAATTGTTCTGAACAACCACCTTGCCATATGACCTCTGGTTTACACCTGGAAAGAGAAGACACAAGGAGAGATCAGGAGAGGTTAATGAAATATATGAAGAGGGCTGTAAGGCTGCAGAGGGTCAGGACTGCATAAAGCACACCAAGAGGTGGGTCAGCACACCTCAGCCATTGTACCCTAGTCTACAAAACTTGTCAAACCCACAACATCCACAGCAGCAAGTCACTGAGCTTGTCTTTACAACATCCACAGGATCATAAACTCAAGCTGTCTGGATTTCAACATTACAAACCACTGTGTGGCATTATGGAAAGGAGTTTATCTGCCCTGGCATGTATTGGATGGGAGCCGTGGACCAAGacttttctctgctgttccaACCCTACTAACCTCAGTTGCTATGATGCACTCATCTTTCTCTTCTGATATGACATACACCGACTGGTACTTTGTGTCCTTTGAAGTGGAATATACTGAATCTGGTCGCTTTCTTTCAGAAGTATCACTATTGaaggcaaaaagagaaagaacaagTCAGATGACTGTTGCTTAATGCTACCTATGAGATATACACTCCCCCTTCAAAGCCAAGCTGCCCCCTGCACTCAGATGTGAGATACCTCTTTAGTTGTACTGCacttttctcctctgcctctgaaTCATACGTTTCACACTTGGCTTCACATTTGCTGTGCTCCTCCTTAACTGAGTCCTCATTCTTGAGTTCATGCACCAAATTGTAATCCACTGATGGGTATCTGACTTTGTAGCCATTTTTATCAGAATTATCGCTGTGAAAGTCTACTTtcttatttgtgtttttaatcTGAGTGGCACCAATGACACTTATGGAAATGTCCTTCTCGCGCTGGCAGTTTGCCAGGTTATTCATAGTCTCGGTCTCACTCCTGCAGGCATCAGGCTGGTGGTGCCTCTTCTGCACTCGGAGCCTGACGCACACGACCACGGCAgcacaccccagcagcagcatgaggACCAGAATAATCCCAGCACAGACGGCGATCCAGGGGAACTGGGAGTTCTGGCCTTCCGTGTACTTTTCAGTGAAGTCCACGATGACGGGTCCCTGCGGCGGCTCGGGGAGCAGGAACTGGCAGTTGAGGCCGCCGTAGCCCCGGGCACACTCACACACATAGCGGTTGTTTCTTTCGTGGCAGGTGGCCCCATTGTGGCAAGGGTTGTGTTCGCATCTGCTCACCGGGGTGCTGCAGTTCTTCCCATTGTATCCTGGGGGGCAGGTGCAGGAGTAGTCATTGATGCCATCCTGGCAGGTCCCTCCGTTGACACAGGGGAAGGAGGCACAGTCGTCCACGTTGTCATCACAGTGCCTCCCAGTGaagccagcctggcactggcagatATAGGAGTTGCCCAGATCCACACACTGGGCTCCTGCAACACAGCAAGGGGGAAGAGCTGAGTGGTGGGCAGCCAGACACAACAGCCTCCCGCTCGCTGCTCTTGGGGCAAAAGGCACaaccagcagctgaggaaagcTTTCTTTTTGAGAGGTCAGCTTGACCTTTGACAAGTCTAATCCAACATAAAAAGCACATGTTTTTAAGAAAGATTTTTGTTAagtagatttatttttcattctcaatTCTATTCCTTTTCTAACATTTCACTCAGCTTGAACCTGAACACTAGTCCAGGTCAGATTAACACCACATCTCATGTTACAGAGTTTGAGTGGCAATGAATAAGGAGGATAACAGTACAGAAAGTCTTCACTAGTATaatcaaaacaggaaaattactGTTACCAGATTACAAGTAATAATGTTTAGCACTTGTGTGGCATTTGCATCCACAGACCTCTAAAACCCTTTGTAAAGGATTTGAAAGTATAATCTTCCACGCTTTCATGAATGACTCTTCAGACCAAGTTACTTAGCCACCCCATCAGAAAATGCAATCTGAAGCAATGGCCCAAGCCACACCACTGCTTTCTTAGTAGAGATCCTCCTCCATCAAGTCAACTATTGACATGACAAGGACTTTTTTACAAGAGGATATAGTGGTAGGGCAAGGGcagaatggctttaaactgaaagagagcaggtttagataAGATACTATGAAAAAATTCTGTGAGAGAACAAGTTGCCTAGAAAAGTGGTGGAtgttccatccctggcagtgttcaaagccagATTCGATGGGACTTTCAacagcctggtctagtgaaaggtgtccttgcccacagcaggggtttggaactaggtgacctttaaagtcccttccaacccagaccattctatgattctatgattcatcAGTGTGCCTTGATCAGTGTTCCTTGTTATGAACTCCAGACCAGACGCCAAAGTAAGGGTATGCTGTTTGGCCTTACCATTAGCACAAGGGCTGGAACTGCAGTagtcaattttcttttcacagttgAAGCCAGAATAACCCAGTGGGCAGCGGCAGCTGTAGCCCCCGTCAGGGTTGTCAGTGCAGCGCCCACCATTGAAGCACGGCCCATCCGCACAAGTCATGGCACTCAGCTCACAGTTCTTCCCATAGAAGCCTGGGGGGCAGGTACAGGAATAGCTGTTCTCCAGATCCTGGGGGGAAGAAATGAGAGATTATCAAAACATTGTTGGAACTTGCTCTGAAATCCAAAAAGAGATTCTAAAAATTAGTAAAACTGACATTAACTCCTCCCTTGGAGGAATTTAACAAAAAACTTACAGTGCAGCTTCCACCATTCTTGCAAGGGTTGGCATCACATTCATTGATTTCAATCTCGCAGTTGGAGCCTGTATACCCAGGTCGGCACGAACAAGTGTAGCTCCCCTGACCAGTGTTGGTGCACGTGGCACCAT from Molothrus ater isolate BHLD 08-10-18 breed brown headed cowbird chromosome 3, BPBGC_Mater_1.1, whole genome shotgun sequence harbors:
- the DLL1 gene encoding delta-like protein 1, whose product is MGGRFLLTLAVLSMLLSRCQVGSSGVFELKLQEFVNKKGLLSNRNCCRGGGPGAGGLQQCDCKTFFRVCLKHYQASVSPEPPCTYGSAITPVLGANSFSVPDGAGGADPAFSNPIRFPFGFTWPGTFSLIIEALHTDSPDDLTTENPERLISRLATQRHLAVGEEWSQDLHSSGRTDLKYSYRFVCDEHYYGEGCSVFCRPRDDAFGHFTCGERGEKVCNPGWKGQYCTEPICLPGCDEQHGFCDKPGECKCRVGWQGRYCDECIRYPGCLHGTCQQPWQCNCQEGWGGLFCNQDLNYCTHHKPCKNGATCTNTGQGSYTCSCRPGYTGSNCEIEINECDANPCKNGGSCTDLENSYSCTCPPGFYGKNCELSAMTCADGPCFNGGRCTDNPDGGYSCRCPLGYSGFNCEKKIDYCSSSPCANGAQCVDLGNSYICQCQAGFTGRHCDDNVDDCASFPCVNGGTCQDGINDYSCTCPPGYNGKNCSTPVSRCEHNPCHNGATCHERNNRYVCECARGYGGLNCQFLLPEPPQGPVIVDFTEKYTEGQNSQFPWIAVCAGIILVLMLLLGCAAVVVCVRLRVQKRHHQPDACRSETETMNNLANCQREKDISISVIGATQIKNTNKKVDFHSDNSDKNGYKVRYPSVDYNLVHELKNEDSVKEEHSKCEAKCETYDSEAEEKSAVQLKSDTSERKRPDSVYSTSKDTKYQSVYVISEEKDECIIATEV